CCGAAGTGGGCCTTTCCGCAGTGGACGGTGGTGTATCCCTGTTTTTTGAGCAGTGCGGGCAGGCCCAGCACCGGAGTGAAGGGCTTCTCCATCTTGTACTGGATTTTCTCTTCCGTCAGGGGAAGGCTGGTGGTGCCGGAGGCCTTGGTGCCCACCGGCTGGACGCCATTGATGCTCCAGTCCGCAGGGGCCTTCAGCGCCTTGTGGCCGGCGTCCGTGGTCTGGTCCCGGAGGAGCGTCCAGTTGGTGACGCGGTGGCGGGCGGAGTTCATGCCGGAGATGAGGCTGCACCGGCTGGGGGAACAGATAGGTTGCGCGTAGGCGTTAGTGAATACCATGCCCTGCTTGCCCAGGGCCTCCATGTTGGGCGTGCGGTAGCGCTTGTTCAGGAAAGTGGGCTTCGGGGTGCCGTCCGCTTCCCGCCAGAAGGGCAGGGAGGTATCCTGCCAGCCCATGTCGTCCACCAGGAAGAGGATGATGTTGGGGCGCTTCTGGGCTGCCGCGCGGGATGCAGGTGAGGGAGCTGCGGAAGCGAAGAAGGCGCTTCCCGAGAGGAACATGGCAAGAAAGACGGCTGTTTTGGGAATATGCATAACAGAAGGGTTAACGTTAATATAACGCACCAAATGCCGGATTCTGTCAAGGATTCGTATTCCGGCGGCAGTTTGCCGGGATGGAATCTTACGTTTTTCCTGTAGAGCCCCCCCGGAGGTGCGGCCCTTATTCAAACAGGGCCGGATAGGATTTCCTGGCGAGGGCCGTGCTCAGGTCCACGATGGTTCTGCTGTTGGGGGCGTTCAGGGCCTGCCGGGCCATTTCCCGGCATTTCCCGTAGTCCAGATTGCGGATGGCGTACCGGATGATGGGGACCAGGTGGACGCCCACGGAGATGGAAGTGGCTCCCAGCCCTATCAGCAGGGGCAGCAGGGTGATGTCCCCCGCCATTTCCCCGCAGATGGCCGTGGGGACGCCGGCTTTTTCCCCGGCGGTGATCGTCATGCCGATGATGCGCACCACGGCGGGGTGCGTGGGGCGGAACATGTTGGCTACGCGGTTGTTCACCCTGTCCACGGCAATGGTGTACTGCGTCAGGTCATTGGTGCCCACGGAGAAGAAGTCCACTTCCCTGGCTAGCACGTCCGTCATGATGGCCGCGCTGGGCACTTCAATCATGATGCCCACTTTCAGGTCCCGCGCATAGGGGATATTTTGCTCTTCCAGTTCCTCCCGGCATTCCTGAAGGAGATGCTTGGCCGTGATCACCTCGGTATAACCGGAGATCATCGGGAACATGATGCCGCAGCCGGGCGTGTCCGCGCAGGCGCGGAGGATGGCGCGGAGCTGCTGCTTGAAGAGTTCCGGGCGGCTGAGGGAGACGCGGATGCCGCGCCAGCCCAGGAAAGGATTCGGTTCCGGCGTGCGGAGCCGCTCGCACGGCAGTTTGTCCCCTCCGGCGTCCAGCGTGCGGAAGATCACGCCGTGGGGGGCGCAGCCTTCCGCCAGTTTTTTGTAATAGCGCGTCTGTTCCTCTTCATCCGGCATGTCCGCGGGGTTTCCCAGCAGGAAGAATTCCGTGCGGAACAGGCCCACGCCTTCCGCCCCCACTTCCTTGATGCCGGAGTATTCATGCGGGAATTCCACATTGACGGAAAGGCGGATGTTGCGGCCGTCCCTGGTGATGGTGGGGAGATCCCGCAGGGCTTCCAGCGCCTTGTAGGCCTTTTCCTTTTCCACCTGGAGGCGGTTGTAGTATTCCACCGTCTCCTGCGTGGGCTTCAGGATGAGCACGCCCTTGTACCCGTCCAGGATGGCGGGGGCGTGGCTTTCCACCTTCAGAAGGGCCTGGTCCAGCCCCACCACGGCGGGAATGCCCATGGAGCGGGCGAGAATAGCGGTGTGGGAGACGGAGGAGCCTATTTCCGTGGCGAACCCGTGGATCAGGCTGGCATCCATCGCCGCCGTGTCGGACGGGGTCAGGTCGTAGGCCACCAGCACCTGGGCCTCTTCCTCCTCTTCCTCGTCTTCCAGGGGTTCCGTGCTGCGGAGGTTGTTGATGACCCGCTGCATGACGTCCTCCATGTCCGCGGTCTTGGCGCGCAGATAGGGATCGTCCACGCGGCGCAGCACTTCCATGTAGTTCTGCATGACCACATAAAAGATGTGCTCCACGTTCTGGTGGCGCCGGAGCAGCTCCGTCTGGACCTGCTGGAGAATGACCTTGTCCTGAAGAAGAAGGATATGGGCGTCAAAGATGGAGGCGTCCTTTTCCCCCGAGATTTGAATCATGCGCTCGCGCAGGGCCCGGATCTGCTCCGCAGTGGCCTGCAGAGCCTGGTGGAAGCGCACCAGCTCGGCATCCACCTCCTCCGGGGAAATTTCATAAGCCACGGGTTCCTTGGAACCGCTGATCTGAATTTTGATCTTGCCCAGGGCGATGCCGGGGGAAACGGGAATGCCCTGAAGCCAGGTTTCTTCCGTGGAAATGGGTTCCTGAATCATCTGCGGGCTAATGGCCCGGTCTCATATGGCTGTGAGCCGGAGCTGTTCAATCTTCTTCAAACTTGCGGGAAATCAGGTCTTCCAGCGCGTTCAACGCTTCCTGTTCATCTTTCCCTTCCGCCGTGATGGTGACCTTGGAGCCATGGCCCACCGCCAGCATCATCAGTCCCAGAATACTCTTTCCATCAACTTCTTCGCCATCCTTCTCCACGACAATGTCTGCATCAAATTTACTGGCCAGTTTGACGAATTGAGCAGCCGGACGTGCGTGAATGCCGAGTTTGTTGATGATAGTGAGTTCCTTGGTAACCATGGAATTTGAAGTAAGGGGTGATAACGGTTGCTACAACCGTAAGTACACTAATTGAAGCTTTTTTCCAAGAGTTTTTTGTCAGTCCTGGTTTTCAGGAGGCTGGAAGTTTGACATGAGGCGCCGGTTGAACTCCCCGGCCATGTCAATGCCCATGTCCTTGAGATGGTAGTCCATGGCGGCCACTTCCACCAGGCGGGCAATGTCCCTGCCGGGGGCCACGGAGAGCTGCACGTGGAGCACTTTTTCCCCCAGGACGTCCAGGCCCTCCCGCTCCAGCCCCAGCCTGTCCAGGGCCTCCTGGTCCTTGGCGGGAATGAGGGTGACGATGAGGTCCAGCCGCTTGTTGTGGCGGATGGATTTGAGGCCGAAGAGGGTGGTGATGTTGACGATGCCCAGGCCGCGCACCTCCATGAAGCCGCGGCTCATTTCCGGGGCGCTGGCCACCAGCTCCCCGCCTACGTTGCGCACGTACACCATGTCGTCCGCCACCAGGGCCGCGCCGCGTTCAATCAGGCCCAGGGCCGTTTCACTTTTTCCCACCCCGCTTTTCCCGCGGATGAGGACGCCCACGCCGCGGACGTCCACCATGCAGCCGTGCAGAGTAAGGCTTTCCGCGAATTCGTTTTCCAGAATGATGGTGGCGGAGTTGACGAACTTCATGGTGACCAGGCTGGTGCGGAAGACGCAGACCCCGGCCTCGTCCGCCAGCTCCACGATTTCCTGGGGCGGGTCCTGGTCACGGGAGAAGACGATGCCCGGCACCTCGCACCGGAACATGCGCTGGATGCGGGATTTGCGCATGCCTTCCGGCAGTTTCTGGAGGTAGGCCAGCTCCGCGGAGCCGAAGACCTGGATGCGCTTGTTGGCAAAGTAGGAGTAGAAGCCGGCAATCGCCAGGCCGGGGCGGTTGAGGGCCGGCTCGCAAATGTGGCGGCTGAGTCCGGCCGGGCTGTTGATCAGCTCCAGTTGGAGGGCTTCCTTGTATTTGCCGTAAAATTTGGACAGGGTGACGAAATCCACTTTCTTCACTTTGGATTTGCTGAACATAATCCTATATAAAGAAACAAATCCCGCTTGAGAGCAATCAAATATTGTTCCCGAATCCGTACCGGAGCCTCATTTTTTTGAAAAAAGGCCCGTTCCGGCACGGAATGCCACACTTTACCGATTGATTTGAGGCCGCAGGCATGGTCTGATGGTGCCATGAACAGACTGGATCAATTGGCCACCTTGTTGAGATTTCCCAGCATTTCCGCCCAGAAGGAACACGCCCAGGACGTGAGCGACTGCGCGGACTGGCTGGTGGACAAGCTGTCCGGCATGGGGCTGGAGGCCGCGGCCCACAAGACGCACCTCCACCCCATTGTGACGGCGCGCAGCCCGCGGGAGGAAGGCAAGCCGACCGTGCTGATTTACGGCCACTATGACGTGCAGCCCGTGGACCCGATTGAGCTGTGGGAATCCGACCCCTTTGAACCGGAGGTGCGGGACGGGAAGATTTACGCCCGCGGCGCTACGGACAACAAGGGCCAGTTGTTCGCCCATATCTTGGGTGTGGAGGAACTGCTCCGCCAGAACGGCGGGCACCTTCCCGTGAACGTGATCTTCCTGCTGGAAGGGGAGGAGGAGGTGGGCAGCGGCAGCCTTTCCCAATTCATCAAGGACCACAGGGAAGAACTGGCCTGTGACGTGATTGTGGTTTCCGATACCGGCATGGCCGCTCCGGACGCCCCCACGTTTTCCTATGGCCTGCGCGGCCTGGCCGGGGCGGAAATTATCGTGAAGGGCCCTTCTGCGGACCTTCATTCCGGCGTCTTCGGCGGCGCGGTGGCCAACCCCATCACGGCCCTTGCGGAGATCATCGCCTCCTTCCATGACGAGGACGGCCGCGTGGCCGTGAGAGGTTTTTACGACGGCGTGGAACCCATCGCCACCT
This DNA window, taken from Akkermansia muciniphila, encodes the following:
- a CDS encoding dipeptidase: MNRLDQLATLLRFPSISAQKEHAQDVSDCADWLVDKLSGMGLEAAAHKTHLHPIVTARSPREEGKPTVLIYGHYDVQPVDPIELWESDPFEPEVRDGKIYARGATDNKGQLFAHILGVEELLRQNGGHLPVNVIFLLEGEEEVGSGSLSQFIKDHREELACDVIVVSDTGMAAPDAPTFSYGLRGLAGAEIIVKGPSADLHSGVFGGAVANPITALAEIIASFHDEDGRVAVRGFYDGVEPIATWERSMWATVPGMSNVELAALTGVETVVTESGFTGAECIFARPTLELNGIGGGYQGEGSKTIIPSHAFAKISCRLVPGQHPDKIETLLEEHVKSHAPKGVTVEFKRGHGGNAYVCDPNSEYGLAAQQALEEAFGSKPVLVREGGSIPIIEEMKRVLGADALMLGMCLPDARIHSPNENFPVDLFSKGIDMSQILLRRLGQIKH
- a CDS encoding HPr family phosphocarrier protein translates to MVTKELTIINKLGIHARPAAQFVKLASKFDADIVVEKDGEEVDGKSILGLMMLAVGHGSKVTITAEGKDEQEALNALEDLISRKFEED
- the ptsP gene encoding phosphoenolpyruvate--protein phosphotransferase; the encoded protein is MIQEPISTEETWLQGIPVSPGIALGKIKIQISGSKEPVAYEISPEEVDAELVRFHQALQATAEQIRALRERMIQISGEKDASIFDAHILLLQDKVILQQVQTELLRRHQNVEHIFYVVMQNYMEVLRRVDDPYLRAKTADMEDVMQRVINNLRSTEPLEDEEEEEEAQVLVAYDLTPSDTAAMDASLIHGFATEIGSSVSHTAILARSMGIPAVVGLDQALLKVESHAPAILDGYKGVLILKPTQETVEYYNRLQVEKEKAYKALEALRDLPTITRDGRNIRLSVNVEFPHEYSGIKEVGAEGVGLFRTEFFLLGNPADMPDEEEQTRYYKKLAEGCAPHGVIFRTLDAGGDKLPCERLRTPEPNPFLGWRGIRVSLSRPELFKQQLRAILRACADTPGCGIMFPMISGYTEVITAKHLLQECREELEEQNIPYARDLKVGIMIEVPSAAIMTDVLAREVDFFSVGTNDLTQYTIAVDRVNNRVANMFRPTHPAVVRIIGMTITAGEKAGVPTAICGEMAGDITLLPLLIGLGATSISVGVHLVPIIRYAIRNLDYGKCREMARQALNAPNSRTIVDLSTALARKSYPALFE
- the hprK gene encoding HPr(Ser) kinase/phosphatase; this encodes MFSKSKVKKVDFVTLSKFYGKYKEALQLELINSPAGLSRHICEPALNRPGLAIAGFYSYFANKRIQVFGSAELAYLQKLPEGMRKSRIQRMFRCEVPGIVFSRDQDPPQEIVELADEAGVCVFRTSLVTMKFVNSATIILENEFAESLTLHGCMVDVRGVGVLIRGKSGVGKSETALGLIERGAALVADDMVYVRNVGGELVASAPEMSRGFMEVRGLGIVNITTLFGLKSIRHNKRLDLIVTLIPAKDQEALDRLGLEREGLDVLGEKVLHVQLSVAPGRDIARLVEVAAMDYHLKDMGIDMAGEFNRRLMSNFQPPENQD